In Streptomyces sp. NBC_00569, a single genomic region encodes these proteins:
- the trxA gene encoding thioredoxin — translation MSTDLRDVTDADFDTEVLGAGRPVLVEFTAEWCGPCRQLAPVLRSIADEERERLDVVVIDVDRNPETAVRYGVLSMPTLMVFKDGEPVWSRVGARPKRRLLEELAEVA, via the coding sequence GTGAGCACGGATCTGAGGGACGTCACGGACGCGGACTTCGACACAGAGGTGCTGGGGGCCGGGAGGCCGGTCCTGGTGGAGTTCACCGCCGAGTGGTGCGGGCCGTGCCGGCAGCTCGCGCCGGTGCTTCGCTCCATCGCGGACGAGGAGCGGGAGCGGCTCGACGTCGTGGTGATCGACGTGGACCGCAACCCGGAGACCGCGGTGCGTTACGGGGTGCTGTCGATGCCGACGCTCATGGTCTTCAAGGACGGCGAGCCGGTGTGGTCGCGGGTCGGGGCACGCCCGAAGCGGCGACTGCTGGAGGAATTGGCGGAGGTCGCCTGA
- a CDS encoding cation:dicarboxylate symporter family transporter has translation MARTCRFPYARHRRQEAPVAETQVAAATKRDRTHYLYIAVIGAVLLGIAVGFIWPDFAKELKPVGTGFVALIKMMISPIIFCTIVLGVGSVRKAAKIGKVGGLALGYFLVMSVVALAIGLVVGNILHPGDGMHLTQAVKDVGHTAAKDAAEGPVDFVLGIIPTTLVSAFTEGEVLQTLLVALLVGFGLQAMGRAGEPVLKGVEHIQKLVFRVLGMIMWAAPVGAFGAMAAVIGETGVDALKALATIMLGFYVTCILFVVVVLGSVLRLATGYNLFALLKYLGREFLLILSTSSSESALPRLIAKMEHLGVSRPVVGITVPTGYSFNLDGTMIYLTMASLFIADAMDQPLGIGQQIGLLLFMMVASKGAAGVSGSGIAVLASGLQSHKPALVDGVGLIIGIDRFMSEARALTNFAGNAVATLLIGTWTGEVDKDRVQRVLAGDLPFDERTLVDDGSHAPAADVPDQRGGDDKELAKA, from the coding sequence ATGGCGCGTACGTGCAGGTTCCCGTACGCCCGACACCGTCGTCAGGAGGCACCCGTGGCCGAGACCCAGGTGGCAGCCGCCACCAAGAGAGACCGCACCCACTATCTGTACATCGCCGTCATCGGTGCCGTCCTTCTCGGCATCGCGGTCGGTTTCATCTGGCCGGACTTCGCCAAGGAGCTCAAGCCGGTCGGTACCGGCTTTGTGGCCCTGATCAAGATGATGATCTCGCCGATCATCTTCTGCACGATCGTGCTCGGCGTCGGTTCCGTACGCAAGGCCGCCAAGATCGGCAAGGTCGGCGGGCTCGCGCTCGGCTACTTCCTGGTGATGTCCGTGGTCGCGCTGGCCATCGGCCTGGTCGTCGGCAACATCCTGCACCCGGGCGACGGCATGCACCTCACGCAGGCCGTGAAGGACGTCGGCCACACCGCGGCCAAGGACGCCGCCGAGGGCCCCGTCGACTTCGTCCTCGGGATCATCCCGACGACCCTCGTGTCGGCGTTCACGGAGGGCGAGGTGCTCCAGACGCTCCTGGTTGCCCTGCTCGTCGGCTTCGGCCTCCAGGCCATGGGGCGCGCCGGTGAGCCGGTCCTCAAGGGTGTCGAGCACATCCAGAAGCTGGTCTTCCGCGTCCTCGGCATGATCATGTGGGCTGCGCCCGTCGGCGCGTTCGGCGCGATGGCGGCCGTCATCGGCGAGACCGGTGTGGACGCCCTGAAGGCCCTGGCCACGATCATGCTCGGCTTCTACGTGACCTGCATCCTGTTCGTCGTGGTGGTCCTCGGCAGCGTGCTGCGTCTGGCCACCGGGTACAACCTGTTCGCGCTCCTGAAGTACCTCGGCCGCGAGTTCCTGCTGATCCTGTCCACCTCGTCCTCCGAGTCCGCGCTGCCGCGGCTCATCGCGAAGATGGAGCACCTGGGCGTCAGCCGTCCCGTCGTCGGCATCACCGTGCCGACCGGGTACTCGTTCAACCTCGACGGCACGATGATCTACCTGACCATGGCCTCGCTCTTCATCGCGGACGCCATGGACCAGCCCCTCGGCATCGGCCAGCAGATCGGCCTGCTGCTGTTCATGATGGTCGCGTCGAAGGGCGCCGCGGGTGTCTCCGGCTCCGGTATCGCGGTGCTCGCCAGCGGACTCCAGTCGCACAAGCCCGCACTCGTCGACGGCGTCGGCCTGATCATCGGCATCGACCGCTTCATGAGCGAGGCCCGCGCCCTGACCAACTTCGCGGGCAACGCCGTCGCCACCCTCCTCATCGGTACGTGGACGGGTGAGGTCGACAAGGACCGCGTCCAGCGCGTGCTCGCCGGTGACCTCCCCTTCGACGAGCGCACCCTCGTGGACGACGGGAGCCACGCCCCGGCGGCCGACGTTCCCGACCAGCGGGGCGGCGACGACAAGGAGCTGGCGAAGGCCTGA
- a CDS encoding response regulator, with product MTGPDATGGTIRVLVVEDDPVAADAHVLYVNRVPGFTAIGKAHTAAEAHRALERTPVDLLLLDLHLPDGHGLQLARSLRAAGHHTDVIAVTSARDLAVVREGVSLGVVQYVLKPFTFPTLRDRLVRYAEFRAAAGEAGGQDEVDRALATLRAPGPAALPKGLSAPTLERVTRTLRAAPEGLTAAAAAESVGISRITARRYLEHLVESGRAARSPQYGQVGRPELHYRWLTAV from the coding sequence GTGACCGGTCCCGACGCCACCGGCGGCACCATTCGAGTACTGGTCGTCGAGGACGACCCGGTGGCCGCCGACGCCCACGTCCTGTACGTGAACCGGGTCCCCGGCTTCACCGCGATCGGCAAGGCGCACACGGCCGCCGAGGCCCACCGCGCCCTGGAGCGCACCCCGGTCGACCTGCTCCTCCTCGACCTGCACCTCCCGGACGGCCACGGTCTCCAGCTGGCGCGCTCGCTGCGGGCGGCGGGGCATCACACGGACGTCATCGCGGTGACCTCGGCCCGCGACCTCGCGGTGGTCCGCGAAGGGGTCTCGCTCGGCGTGGTGCAGTACGTACTGAAGCCCTTCACGTTCCCGACGCTGCGCGACCGGCTCGTGCGCTACGCGGAGTTCCGGGCGGCGGCCGGCGAGGCGGGCGGCCAGGACGAGGTCGACCGCGCCCTGGCCACACTGCGGGCCCCCGGTCCGGCCGCGCTGCCCAAGGGGCTGAGCGCGCCGACCCTCGAGCGCGTGACGCGGACGCTGCGCGCCGCCCCGGAGGGCCTGACCGCCGCGGCGGCGGCCGAGTCCGTGGGCATCTCGCGCATCACGGCCCGCCGCTACCTGGAGCATCTCGTCGAGTCGGGCCGGGCCGCCCGCAGCCCTCAGTACGGTCAGGTGGGCCGGCCCGAACTGCACTACCGCTGGCTCACGGCGGTCTAG
- a CDS encoding TetR/AcrR family transcriptional regulator, with translation MTSGRADTNRRRILDVALAELLRDPDASMDQIARAAGVVRRTVYGHFPSREALVAALVDDAVVAVEAAQTEGRAGVSDPAEAVARSLLAVWEVADRYRLLVALAQRAVTVEGIRARLSPVRDSCSELLQQGLESGEFTSPLPPPALAYVHEQVLFGLLEAVNDGLIPAEEAGRSAAVTVLTAAGVPASRATELVAGID, from the coding sequence GTGACTTCAGGCCGAGCCGACACCAACCGCCGCCGCATCCTCGACGTCGCCCTCGCCGAGCTGCTGCGCGACCCGGACGCGTCCATGGACCAGATCGCCAGGGCCGCGGGCGTCGTCAGGCGAACGGTCTACGGGCACTTCCCCAGCCGCGAGGCGCTCGTCGCCGCGCTGGTCGACGACGCGGTCGTCGCGGTCGAGGCCGCGCAGACCGAGGGGCGCGCGGGCGTGAGCGACCCGGCCGAGGCCGTGGCCCGCTCGCTGCTCGCCGTGTGGGAGGTCGCCGACCGCTACCGTCTGCTGGTCGCGCTCGCGCAGCGCGCCGTCACCGTCGAGGGCATCCGCGCCAGGCTCAGCCCGGTCCGCGACAGCTGCAGCGAACTGCTCCAACAGGGCCTGGAATCGGGCGAGTTCACCTCTCCCCTGCCGCCACCGGCCCTCGCGTACGTCCATGAGCAGGTGCTGTTCGGACTGCTCGAAGCGGTCAACGACGGGCTGATCCCAGCAGAAGAGGCGGGCCGCTCCGCCGCGGTCACCGTACTGACCGCGGCGGGCGTACCCGCCTCACGCGCCACCGAACTGGTGGCCGGGATCGACTAG
- a CDS encoding HelD family protein codes for MQKEQEFIDRLYARVDVLRGDAAESVTDALTPVGTGQQARLERDLLVVERSGLLAALNSVDGSLCFGRIDLTEKAGGTAHHIGRIGIREDDSEHTPILIDWRAPVARPFYLATGHTPMGIRRRRHLTTEGRTVTELHDEILDLGDEERTGFEDPTGDAVLLAALNSARTGRMGDIVQTIQAEQDRIIRHSHRGVLVVEGGPGTGKTAVALHRAAFLLYEQRELLAKRAVLIVGPNPAFLGYIGEVLPALGETGVLLASLGELFPGVHATAEDTPHAAAVKGAEAMVDALALAVRDRQQLPEPGAPVVVPHDDGDLILDWEIAYEARQAARDTLLPHNLARPHFAFRIIDALTAQLAERIGADPYGGPNFLGPDDLAQLGKGVAASTEVHAAIEELWPRLTPQDLVADFLAEPVQLAGEDAKVIRRDVTGPADWTPADVPLLDEAAELIGVDDSAERALAEAARQERIAYAQGVLELSRGSETYEFEDEEDSEVLAAHDIVDAERVADWYEEEDHRSAAERAAADRTWAFGHIIVDEAQELSPMAWRLLMRRSPTRSMTLVGDPAQTAEEAGVGSWEKILAPYVEDRWEHTRLGVNYRTPSEIMDVAAAVLRAEHPGFEPPSSVRSTGVRPWARAADDIVKAVAEEALAATPEEGRLAVIAPRRLHTALAAVLPDVVAGGEPDLTKHLVLLDPRQAKGLEFDRVLVVEPGEYGVSDLYVALTRATQTLGVVHGGELPESLRGVLVTRA; via the coding sequence TTGCAGAAAGAGCAGGAATTCATCGACCGGCTTTACGCGCGCGTCGATGTGCTGCGCGGCGATGCCGCGGAGTCGGTCACGGACGCCCTGACGCCGGTCGGCACCGGTCAGCAGGCGCGGCTCGAAAGGGATCTCCTCGTCGTCGAGCGTTCCGGCCTGCTCGCGGCGCTGAACTCGGTCGACGGTTCGCTGTGCTTCGGCCGGATCGATCTCACCGAAAAGGCGGGCGGCACCGCGCATCACATCGGGCGCATCGGAATTCGCGAGGACGACAGCGAGCACACCCCGATTCTGATCGACTGGCGCGCGCCGGTCGCCCGCCCCTTCTATCTCGCCACCGGGCACACGCCCATGGGCATCAGGCGGCGCCGCCACCTCACCACCGAGGGCCGCACCGTCACCGAGCTGCACGACGAGATCCTCGACCTGGGTGACGAGGAGCGCACCGGGTTCGAGGACCCGACCGGCGACGCGGTGCTGCTCGCCGCCCTGAACTCGGCCCGCACCGGCCGCATGGGCGACATCGTGCAGACCATCCAGGCCGAGCAGGACCGGATCATCCGCCACTCGCACCGCGGCGTGCTCGTGGTGGAGGGCGGTCCCGGCACGGGCAAGACCGCGGTGGCGCTGCACCGGGCGGCGTTCCTCCTGTACGAGCAGCGCGAGCTCCTCGCCAAGCGGGCCGTGCTCATCGTCGGCCCGAACCCCGCCTTCCTCGGCTACATCGGGGAGGTCCTGCCCGCGCTCGGCGAGACCGGTGTGCTGCTCGCGTCGCTCGGTGAGCTGTTCCCCGGTGTGCACGCCACCGCCGAGGACACCCCGCACGCCGCCGCCGTCAAGGGCGCCGAGGCCATGGTGGACGCCCTCGCGCTCGCCGTGCGCGACCGGCAGCAGCTCCCCGAGCCCGGCGCCCCGGTGGTCGTCCCGCACGACGACGGTGACCTGATCCTCGACTGGGAGATCGCCTACGAGGCCCGGCAGGCGGCCCGCGACACGCTCCTGCCGCACAACCTCGCCCGCCCCCACTTCGCCTTCCGGATCATCGACGCGCTCACCGCCCAGCTCGCGGAGCGTATCGGCGCCGACCCGTACGGCGGCCCCAACTTCCTCGGTCCCGACGACCTCGCCCAGCTCGGCAAGGGCGTCGCCGCCAGCACCGAAGTGCACGCCGCCATCGAGGAGTTGTGGCCCCGGCTCACCCCGCAGGACCTCGTCGCGGACTTCCTGGCCGAACCCGTTCAGCTGGCCGGCGAGGACGCGAAGGTGATCCGGCGGGACGTGACGGGGCCGGCGGACTGGACCCCCGCGGACGTTCCGCTCCTCGACGAGGCCGCCGAGCTGATCGGCGTCGACGACAGTGCCGAGCGCGCCCTGGCCGAGGCGGCGCGACAGGAGCGGATCGCCTACGCACAGGGCGTCCTCGAACTCTCGCGTGGCTCCGAGACGTACGAGTTCGAGGACGAGGAGGACTCCGAGGTCCTCGCCGCGCACGACATCGTCGACGCCGAGCGGGTCGCCGACTGGTACGAGGAGGAGGACCACCGCAGCGCCGCCGAGCGCGCGGCGGCCGACCGGACCTGGGCGTTCGGACACATCATCGTCGACGAGGCGCAGGAGCTGTCGCCGATGGCGTGGCGGCTGCTGATGCGGCGTTCGCCGACGCGGTCCATGACCCTGGTCGGCGACCCCGCGCAGACCGCCGAGGAGGCGGGCGTCGGATCGTGGGAGAAGATCCTCGCGCCGTACGTCGAGGACCGCTGGGAGCACACCCGGCTCGGCGTCAACTACCGCACGCCGTCCGAGATCATGGACGTCGCGGCGGCCGTGCTGCGCGCCGAGCACCCCGGCTTCGAGCCGCCGTCCTCGGTCCGCTCGACGGGTGTGCGCCCCTGGGCGCGCGCGGCCGACGACATCGTGAAGGCCGTGGCCGAGGAGGCCCTCGCCGCGACGCCCGAGGAGGGGCGGCTCGCGGTGATCGCCCCCCGCCGGCTGCACACGGCGCTCGCCGCCGTGCTGCCGGACGTCGTGGCGGGCGGCGAGCCCGATCTCACCAAGCACCTGGTGCTGCTCGACCCCCGCCAGGCCAAGGGGCTCGAGTTCGACCGCGTGCTCGTCGTGGAGCCCGGCGAGTACGGCGTCAGCGACCTCTACGTCGCGCTGACCCGGGCCACCCAGACCCTCGGCGTCGTGCACGGCGGGGAGCTGCCCGAGTCGCTGCGCGGCGTGCTCGTCACGCGGGCCTGA
- a CDS encoding sensor histidine kinase, protein MRLPFLPRARSLAGQLFAMQVVLVAVVVAGCALFTYISDGNQAEQAATRQATAAARAVADAPSVRGAITGDGDPTRTLQPYASDVQRHTGVDFVTIMDPHGIRWTHPDERRIGERFLGHIGPALRGRTFSETYTGTLGPSVRVVTPIMSGRRIVGLVSAGITVEEISAQARGQVMAVAGVAAGALVLGGIGTYVINARLRRHTHGMNATELSRMHAYHQAALHAVREGLVMLDGQRRIALINDGARELLGVGDESVGRNVAELGLPTPLTGALLAAEPRVDEVHLTTDRVVVVNTSPVSSGERRGTVVTLRDHTELQAVMGELDSERGFTQALRSQAHEAANRLHTVVSLIELDRADEAVDFATAELELAQTLTDQVVAAVSEPVLAALLLGKTAQANEHGVELEISGDSRIDDGLVPPTLPARDLVTILGNLLDNAVDAAQGSPHAKVTVTARAQDDTLLLRVTDTGPGVADRHADAVFERGWSTKPAGPGGRGLGLALVQQSVARNSGTLTLAESPTGGAQFTVVLPLQRTSAPTPTGGTA, encoded by the coding sequence ATGCGCCTCCCCTTCCTGCCACGCGCCCGCAGCCTGGCCGGCCAGCTCTTCGCGATGCAGGTCGTCCTGGTCGCCGTCGTGGTCGCGGGGTGCGCGCTGTTCACGTACATCAGCGACGGCAATCAGGCCGAGCAGGCCGCCACGCGCCAGGCGACGGCGGCGGCCCGCGCGGTCGCGGACGCGCCCTCCGTCCGCGGGGCGATCACGGGCGACGGCGACCCGACGCGCACGCTCCAGCCGTACGCGAGCGACGTCCAGCGCCACACCGGCGTGGACTTCGTCACGATCATGGATCCGCACGGCATCCGCTGGACGCACCCCGACGAGCGCCGCATCGGCGAGCGCTTCCTCGGCCACATCGGGCCCGCCCTGCGGGGCCGGACCTTCTCGGAGACGTACACGGGCACCCTCGGGCCGTCCGTGCGCGTGGTGACCCCGATCATGTCGGGGCGGCGGATCGTCGGCCTGGTCAGTGCCGGCATCACGGTCGAGGAGATCAGCGCGCAGGCGCGCGGCCAGGTGATGGCGGTGGCCGGCGTCGCGGCGGGCGCCCTCGTGCTCGGCGGCATCGGCACGTACGTCATCAACGCCAGGCTGCGGCGGCACACCCACGGCATGAACGCGACCGAGCTCAGCCGCATGCACGCCTACCACCAGGCGGCGCTGCACGCGGTGCGCGAGGGTCTGGTGATGCTCGACGGGCAGCGCAGGATCGCGCTCATCAACGACGGGGCGCGCGAGCTGCTCGGCGTCGGCGACGAGTCGGTCGGGCGCAATGTCGCGGAGCTCGGCCTGCCCACCCCTCTGACGGGCGCGCTCCTCGCGGCGGAGCCCCGCGTCGACGAGGTGCATCTCACCACCGACCGCGTGGTCGTCGTCAACACCTCCCCCGTCTCCAGCGGCGAACGGCGCGGCACCGTGGTGACCCTGCGCGACCACACCGAGCTCCAGGCGGTCATGGGCGAGCTGGACTCGGAGCGGGGCTTCACGCAGGCGCTGCGCTCGCAGGCCCACGAGGCCGCGAACCGGCTCCACACCGTCGTCTCGCTGATCGAGCTGGACCGGGCCGACGAGGCGGTCGACTTCGCGACGGCCGAACTGGAGCTGGCGCAGACCCTCACCGACCAGGTCGTCGCCGCCGTGAGCGAACCGGTGCTCGCCGCGCTTCTGCTCGGCAAGACGGCGCAGGCCAACGAGCACGGCGTGGAGCTGGAGATATCCGGGGACAGCCGCATCGACGACGGCCTGGTGCCGCCCACCCTGCCCGCCCGCGACCTCGTGACGATCCTCGGCAACCTGCTCGACAACGCGGTCGACGCGGCGCAGGGCTCCCCGCACGCGAAGGTGACGGTCACGGCCCGTGCTCAGGACGACACCCTGCTGCTCCGGGTCACGGACACCGGCCCTGGTGTCGCCGACCGCCACGCGGACGCGGTCTTCGAGCGGGGATGGTCCACCAAGCCGGCGGGTCCCGGCGGGCGCGGCCTCGGACTCGCCCTCGTCCAGCAGTCCGTCGCCCGTAACTCCGGCACCCTGACCCTGGCCGAATCCCCCACCGGCGGCGCACAGTTCACCGTCGTCCTGCCCCTCCAGCGCACGAGCGCGCCCACGCCCACGGGAGGCACCGCGTGA
- a CDS encoding extracellular solute-binding protein, translating into MRPTAPVLLSATLLIAATGLTACSSGSGDDPDTVRISFKQSTDNQIRVMDKYLASMKTQFEKDHPGKKVKLVPIKAPDSEYYTKLQQMLRSPKTAPDLVYEDTFLINSDITSGYLKPLDSYLAKWPDWNQFIDTAKNAAKAQDGKTYGVPDGTDTRGLWYDKGIFAKAGIKTPWQPKTWDDVLDTARTIKKKVPSVTPLNVYTGKPGGEQSAMQGFEMLLYGTGSGTADPLYDSSSDKWITAGKPFKDALNFVKTVYGEKLGPDVSDALDPNIGTRVRGELLPKSKLAINLDGSWLPQDWLKGSGHEWPEWSQRLGLAHMPTQNGQAPGKVSMSGGWTWSVPSKASNPDLAFEFIKTMQTKANAQKWYIANSGIAVRKDVAADPAYVKAQPGIKFFTDLVASTHYRPAYPAYPKVSTAIQEAMESVTTGDSSVEKAASTYDEQLKTATDGKVITK; encoded by the coding sequence GTGCGCCCCACCGCTCCAGTGCTCCTCAGCGCCACTCTGCTCATCGCCGCGACCGGCCTGACGGCCTGCAGCAGCGGCTCCGGGGACGACCCGGACACCGTCAGGATCTCCTTCAAGCAGTCGACCGACAACCAGATACGTGTCATGGACAAGTACCTGGCGTCGATGAAGACGCAGTTCGAGAAGGACCATCCGGGCAAGAAGGTGAAGCTGGTGCCGATCAAGGCGCCGGACTCCGAGTACTACACCAAACTCCAGCAGATGCTGCGCTCCCCGAAGACGGCACCCGACCTGGTCTACGAGGACACGTTCCTCATCAACTCGGACATCACCAGCGGCTATCTGAAGCCCCTCGACTCCTATCTCGCCAAGTGGCCCGACTGGAACCAGTTCATCGACACGGCGAAGAACGCGGCCAAGGCCCAGGACGGCAAGACGTACGGCGTCCCGGACGGTACGGACACCCGCGGACTCTGGTACGACAAGGGCATCTTCGCGAAGGCGGGCATCAAGACCCCCTGGCAGCCGAAGACCTGGGACGACGTCCTCGACACGGCCCGCACGATCAAGAAGAAGGTCCCGTCCGTCACCCCGCTCAACGTCTACACGGGCAAGCCGGGCGGCGAGCAGTCGGCGATGCAGGGCTTCGAGATGCTCCTGTACGGGACGGGGTCGGGCACGGCGGACCCCCTGTACGACAGCTCGTCCGACAAGTGGATCACCGCGGGCAAGCCGTTCAAGGACGCGCTGAACTTCGTGAAGACGGTCTACGGCGAGAAGCTCGGCCCCGACGTCTCCGACGCCCTCGACCCGAACATCGGCACCCGGGTCCGCGGCGAGCTGCTCCCCAAGAGCAAGCTGGCGATCAACCTCGACGGCTCCTGGCTCCCGCAGGACTGGCTGAAGGGCAGCGGCCACGAGTGGCCCGAGTGGTCGCAGAGGCTGGGCCTCGCGCACATGCCGACGCAGAACGGCCAGGCGCCGGGCAAGGTCAGCATGTCCGGCGGCTGGACGTGGTCGGTCCCGTCGAAGGCGTCCAACCCCGACCTGGCCTTCGAGTTCATCAAGACCATGCAGACCAAGGCCAACGCCCAGAAGTGGTACATCGCCAACTCGGGCATCGCGGTACGCAAGGACGTCGCGGCCGACCCGGCGTACGTGAAGGCGCAGCCCGGCATCAAGTTCTTCACGGACCTGGTGGCGTCGACCCACTACCGGCCCGCGTACCCGGCGTACCCGAAGGTCTCCACGGCGATCCAGGAGGCGATGGAGTCGGTCACGACCGGTGACAGCTCGGTCGAGAAGGCGGCGAGCACCTACGACGAGCAACTCAAGACGGCGACGGACGGCAAGGTGATCACCAAGTGA
- a CDS encoding MerR family transcriptional regulator, with amino-acid sequence MRIGELAERAGTSTRTLRYYESRGLLPARRAGNGYRTYDEADLRALRQIRTLQDFGFELEETRPFVECLRAGHPEGDSCPASLAVYRRKLGELDALIGELTAVREKVGAQLERAEGAMDALAGEDPSPRCELGG; translated from the coding sequence ATGCGCATCGGAGAGCTGGCGGAGCGGGCCGGGACGTCCACGCGGACGCTGAGGTACTACGAGTCGCGCGGGCTGCTGCCCGCGCGGCGCGCGGGCAACGGCTACCGCACGTACGACGAGGCGGACCTGCGGGCCCTGCGGCAGATCAGGACGCTGCAGGACTTCGGGTTCGAGCTGGAGGAGACCCGGCCCTTCGTGGAGTGCCTGCGGGCCGGGCATCCGGAGGGCGACTCGTGCCCCGCCTCGCTCGCGGTGTACCGCCGCAAGCTCGGCGAACTCGATGCGCTGATCGGCGAGTTGACCGCCGTACGGGAGAAGGTCGGCGCGCAGCTGGAGCGCGCCGAAGGGGCCATGGACGCGCTGGCGGGCGAGGACCCGTCGCCGCGCTGCGAACTGGGAGGGTGA
- a CDS encoding MFS transporter — MRLVMKEPVEGMDRPYARRWWALIVLCLSLLIIVMANTALTVAAPDMTKDLGLTSADLQWVIDGYTVPYAALMLLLGAIGDKYSRRGALVLGLVVFGGGAVAGSLVDSSTGVIAARAVMGVGAAMIMPATLSLLAATFPRAERAKAIVLWTATAGLAIAAGPLVAGALLRDHGWSSTFLINVPVAAVALVGALVLVPPSKAAHQHRIDYVGGLLSVVWVGALVYMIIEGPHFGWGAKAIGAAVVAGVALVAFVLWELRHPRPVLDVRRFADRRFSGSNLAVALFFLAVFGAFYYLTQHLQFVLGYDALATGVRMLPLAGAVFVGSALTGYLTPRIGMKITVTAGMVGGTAALALLTRVDATSSYGDFVPSLVILGLAIGLALSPCTDAIMGSFPESELGVGGAVNDTSLELGGSLGIAILGSVLAGSYSSRLADNTAGSKLPADALGTAQDSVGAGYAVAQGIGDHAHKIAEKAAGATGPEQAAQLKAQAEQLSGGARQMADAVGSAFSDAVAHTSVVGAVILGVGTVLVAVLLPRRGERVAEAEADAAAEPSGAVEPGAGVASDVPEEEPAARSNA; from the coding sequence ATGCGCCTCGTCATGAAGGAACCGGTCGAGGGGATGGACCGGCCGTACGCCCGCCGCTGGTGGGCCCTGATCGTGCTCTGCCTGAGCCTGCTGATCATCGTCATGGCGAACACCGCGCTCACCGTCGCGGCACCCGACATGACCAAGGACCTCGGCCTGACCAGCGCCGACCTCCAGTGGGTCATCGACGGCTACACCGTCCCGTACGCGGCCCTGATGCTGCTGCTCGGCGCGATCGGCGACAAGTACAGCCGGCGCGGGGCGCTCGTCCTCGGCCTCGTCGTCTTCGGCGGCGGCGCCGTCGCGGGCTCGCTCGTCGACAGCTCCACCGGGGTCATCGCGGCCCGCGCGGTGATGGGCGTCGGCGCGGCCATGATCATGCCCGCCACGCTGTCGCTGCTCGCGGCCACCTTCCCGCGCGCCGAGCGCGCCAAGGCCATCGTGCTGTGGACCGCCACCGCGGGCCTCGCCATCGCGGCCGGGCCGCTGGTGGCCGGGGCGCTCCTGCGCGACCACGGCTGGTCGTCGACGTTCCTGATCAATGTGCCCGTGGCCGCCGTCGCCCTCGTCGGCGCCCTCGTCCTCGTACCGCCGTCCAAGGCCGCGCACCAGCACCGCATCGACTACGTCGGCGGTCTGCTCTCCGTCGTCTGGGTCGGCGCCCTCGTCTACATGATCATCGAGGGTCCGCACTTCGGCTGGGGCGCCAAGGCGATCGGCGCCGCGGTCGTCGCGGGCGTGGCCCTGGTGGCCTTCGTGCTGTGGGAGCTGCGCCACCCGCGCCCGGTCCTGGACGTCCGCCGCTTCGCGGACCGCCGCTTCTCCGGCTCGAACCTCGCGGTCGCCCTGTTCTTCCTCGCGGTCTTCGGCGCCTTCTACTACCTGACCCAGCACCTCCAGTTCGTCCTCGGCTACGACGCCCTGGCCACCGGCGTCCGCATGCTGCCGCTCGCCGGAGCGGTCTTCGTGGGCTCGGCGCTCACGGGGTACCTCACCCCGCGCATCGGCATGAAGATCACGGTGACGGCCGGCATGGTCGGCGGCACCGCGGCCCTCGCCCTCCTCACCCGCGTCGACGCCACGTCCTCGTACGGGGACTTCGTGCCGTCCCTGGTCATCCTCGGCCTCGCGATCGGCCTCGCCCTCTCGCCGTGCACCGACGCGATCATGGGCTCGTTCCCCGAGTCGGAGCTGGGCGTGGGCGGCGCGGTCAACGACACGTCGCTCGAACTCGGCGGCTCGCTCGGCATCGCGATCCTCGGCTCGGTCCTGGCCGGTTCGTACTCGTCGCGGCTGGCGGACAACACGGCCGGTTCGAAGCTGCCCGCGGACGCGCTGGGCACCGCGCAGGACTCGGTCGGCGCGGGCTACGCGGTCGCGCAGGGCATCGGGGACCACGCCCACAAGATCGCCGAGAAGGCGGCGGGCGCGACCGGCCCCGAGCAGGCGGCCCAGCTCAAGGCGCAGGCCGAGCAGCTCTCGGGCGGCGCGCGGCAGATGGCCGACGCGGTGGGCTCCGCCTTCTCGGACGCGGTGGCCCACACGAGCGTGGTCGGCGCGGTGATCCTCGGCGTCGGGACCGTGCTGGTGGCGGTACTGCTGCCGCGGCGGGGGGAGCGGGTGGCGGAGGCAGAGGCGGACGCCGCCGCCGAGCCGTCCGGCGCCGTCGAGCCGGGCGCCGGGGTCGCGTCGGACGTCCCTGAGGAGGAGCCGGCCGCGCGGAGCAACGCCTGA